In Streptomyces chartreusis, the following proteins share a genomic window:
- a CDS encoding SDR family oxidoreductase: MTSTLIVGGSGGLGSVIAEHFASRGDDVIVTSRDKARAEAVAARIGGSTRGLALDLAHPETISASLADVTEVDHLVITAVGQAANTLAQFSITDAVSAVTMKLVGYAETVRVLHDRFAPNASVVLFGGLAKERPYPGSTIVSTFNAGITGLVRTLAVEIAPHRVNALHPGLIGDSPKWRDVPNPPHSAQTPIGRLVTMAEIADATDFLLRNTGINAHDLHIDGGLLAT, encoded by the coding sequence ATGACCAGCACCCTCATAGTCGGCGGAAGCGGCGGGCTGGGCAGCGTAATCGCCGAGCACTTCGCAAGCCGTGGCGACGACGTCATCGTCACCAGCAGGGACAAGGCGCGCGCCGAGGCCGTGGCCGCCCGGATCGGGGGCAGCACCCGCGGGCTGGCCCTCGACCTCGCCCACCCCGAAACGATCAGCGCCTCGCTGGCGGACGTGACGGAGGTGGACCACCTCGTGATCACCGCTGTCGGCCAAGCGGCAAACACCCTGGCGCAGTTCAGCATCACGGATGCGGTTTCCGCCGTGACCATGAAACTCGTCGGCTACGCGGAGACCGTCCGTGTGCTGCACGACCGGTTCGCTCCGAACGCCTCCGTCGTACTCTTCGGCGGACTCGCCAAGGAGCGCCCCTACCCCGGCTCGACGATCGTCTCAACCTTCAACGCCGGGATCACGGGCCTGGTGCGGACACTTGCGGTGGAAATCGCGCCGCACCGCGTCAACGCCCTCCACCCTGGCCTGATCGGCGACAGCCCCAAGTGGCGCGACGTCCCCAACCCACCCCACTCGGCGCAGACCCCGATCGGACGCCTGGTCACCATGGCCGAGATCGCCGACGCCACGGACTTCCTGCTCCGCAACACCGGTATCAACGCCCACGACCTGCACATCGACGGCGGCTTGCTGGCCACCTGA
- a CDS encoding alpha/beta fold hydrolase has translation MPELRRVLANGVELNVALTGSGPAVLLLHGFPHTWEVWTDVMADLSGRYRVIAPDLRGFGASSRAASGYDAGTLAEDAAALLTTLGVSSAAVVGIDAGTAPAFLLALRRPGLVRRLVVMESVLGRLPGAEDFLADGPPWWFGFHSAAPGLAETVLEGHEAAYVDWFLRAGTLGAGIRPALRDAFVRAYTGRQALSCAFSYYRALPESAVQIEQAVATARLTVPTMALGARPVGAALERQLRPVTDDLTGHVIEDCGHIIPLHRPRALLTLLHPFLAGEDAKAA, from the coding sequence GTGCCCGAGCTGCGACGCGTCCTCGCCAACGGTGTCGAACTGAATGTCGCCCTCACCGGATCGGGCCCAGCCGTCCTGCTGCTGCACGGCTTCCCGCACACCTGGGAGGTGTGGACGGACGTCATGGCCGATCTGTCCGGCCGCTACCGCGTCATCGCGCCGGACCTGCGCGGGTTCGGCGCCAGCAGCCGGGCCGCCTCCGGCTACGACGCGGGCACCCTGGCCGAGGACGCCGCGGCGCTTCTCACCACGCTCGGCGTGTCCTCGGCAGCGGTGGTGGGCATCGACGCGGGCACCGCGCCGGCCTTCCTCCTCGCCCTGCGCCGCCCCGGTCTCGTCCGGCGCCTGGTCGTCATGGAGTCCGTTCTGGGCAGGCTGCCCGGCGCCGAGGACTTCCTAGCCGACGGGCCGCCGTGGTGGTTCGGATTCCATTCCGCCGCGCCGGGCCTGGCCGAGACCGTGCTGGAGGGCCACGAGGCCGCCTACGTCGACTGGTTTCTGCGCGCCGGCACGCTCGGCGCCGGAATACGCCCCGCTCTCCGGGACGCCTTCGTCCGCGCATACACCGGCCGCCAGGCGTTGAGCTGCGCGTTCTCGTACTACCGGGCCCTGCCCGAGAGCGCGGTACAGATCGAGCAGGCGGTCGCCACTGCCCGCCTGACGGTGCCAACAATGGCGCTGGGCGCCCGGCCCGTCGGTGCTGCGCTGGAACGCCAACTCCGCCCGGTCACCGACGATCTCACCGGACACGTCATCGAAGACTGCGGCCACATCATCCCGCTGCACCGGCCGCGCGCCCTGCTCACGCTGCTGCATCCATTCCTGGCCGGCGAGGACGCGAAAGCAGCGTGA
- a CDS encoding winged helix-turn-helix transcriptional regulator has translation MTTPRPGEPSGRPGERGDLLDPRCPTRQLLDRIGTKWTSMTVKVLAQEAPGELRFAELRRRIPGISQKMLSVTLQSLVRDGLVARRVEPTVPPAVHYRLTGLGLSLEGPLSALRVWAETHMPEINRSNQLADASPPN, from the coding sequence GTGACCACACCGAGGCCCGGCGAACCCAGTGGGCGACCCGGTGAGCGCGGTGATCTGCTGGATCCGCGCTGCCCGACCCGCCAGTTGCTCGACCGTATCGGCACCAAGTGGACGTCGATGACGGTCAAGGTGCTGGCCCAGGAGGCTCCCGGCGAGCTCCGTTTCGCGGAACTGCGGCGCCGTATCCCGGGCATCTCACAGAAGATGCTGTCCGTCACCCTGCAGAGCCTGGTCCGCGATGGCCTGGTCGCGCGCCGCGTGGAACCCACCGTGCCTCCCGCCGTCCACTACCGCCTCACCGGGCTCGGCCTGTCCCTCGAAGGACCGCTCTCCGCCCTGCGGGTCTGGGCCGAGACACACATGCCGGAGATCAACCGCAGCAACCAACTCGCCGATGCGTCACCCCCCAACTAG
- a CDS encoding tetratricopeptide repeat protein, giving the protein MPGLLRRGEQAWQGLAGFVAVVVAGCVAIAAAITWLSGPWAAGVGAAVTAVYGLTAELFRPRRRSREETDLLRDARGRIPRARQVTRPEAAGVRAAEGEAAPPYVPRDAEHEVVHQLQQTRFVLLVGESAAGKSRLGYEVARSRFGQYRFVVPRTRAAVPQAVACARSCRRAVVWLDDLENYLGRDGITATMLRSLFDSGRGHRIVLGTMRVEEYRRFEAREESRLTGSDRDAWRTQREVLQAAHVIRLPRRWSEHECRRAAAHADDARIAAALHACDRFGIAETIAAGPELMAAWQNAWAPGTNPRAASLVTAAVDCRRAGLRSAVPRDLLQLLHEPYLAERGGSNLRPETLNTAFRWACTPALATSGLLQHDGDGRYQAFDYLINTPHLAPVPDHLWHALLNAVGPEDAYDLGLVAHQQARLQRAIAALTKAHQGSVTEAEFPLALALGDGGHPRQAATRLRRIAERPGTEPLFTLAARHQAAFFIGESGEAQQAVRLFDRIVAEARTLLDESHPDVLDARHQLGYFAGESGNTHAAAHQFRVLLSDRVRHHPDDHQQLIATKRSCIWFSARPDTLVESERAMHGLLDEATARIGADAPHTLAIRSSLATFAVRAGRHDEALARFAALIDDRTRLLEPEHPHVLRSRLDWVHALAGAGHTAQARTEVLSTLHTAEAILEPDHRHLRHARTLLEQLS; this is encoded by the coding sequence ATGCCTGGGCTTTTGCGGCGCGGTGAGCAAGCGTGGCAGGGGCTGGCCGGGTTTGTTGCGGTGGTGGTAGCGGGGTGTGTGGCCATCGCCGCGGCCATCACGTGGCTGTCCGGTCCGTGGGCGGCGGGGGTGGGGGCCGCCGTGACCGCGGTGTACGGGTTGACAGCCGAACTCTTTCGGCCACGACGGCGCAGCCGGGAGGAGACGGACCTGCTGCGCGATGCGCGGGGGCGTATTCCCCGGGCGCGTCAGGTAACCCGGCCGGAAGCGGCGGGGGTGCGTGCCGCGGAGGGCGAGGCGGCACCGCCCTATGTGCCCAGAGACGCCGAACACGAGGTCGTGCACCAGCTGCAGCAGACACGGTTTGTGCTACTGGTCGGAGAATCCGCCGCGGGCAAGTCCCGCCTCGGCTACGAAGTGGCACGCTCCCGGTTCGGACAGTACCGCTTCGTCGTTCCTCGCACGCGAGCTGCCGTCCCGCAGGCGGTGGCCTGTGCCCGCAGCTGCCGCCGGGCTGTCGTATGGCTGGATGACCTGGAGAACTACCTGGGCCGGGACGGCATCACGGCGACCATGTTGCGATCGCTGTTCGACAGCGGCCGAGGGCACCGGATCGTGCTGGGAACCATGCGTGTAGAGGAGTACCGCCGCTTCGAGGCCCGTGAGGAAAGCCGCCTGACCGGCTCCGACCGGGATGCCTGGCGTACACAGCGTGAGGTCCTGCAGGCAGCACACGTGATCCGGCTGCCCCGGCGCTGGTCCGAGCACGAATGCCGGCGGGCCGCCGCCCATGCGGACGATGCACGGATCGCGGCTGCCTTGCATGCCTGCGACCGGTTCGGCATCGCAGAAACGATCGCGGCAGGACCGGAACTGATGGCTGCATGGCAAAACGCCTGGGCCCCGGGCACTAACCCGCGCGCCGCCTCCCTGGTAACCGCAGCCGTCGACTGCCGCCGCGCCGGCCTGCGCAGCGCCGTGCCCCGTGATCTGCTGCAGCTGCTCCACGAGCCGTACCTGGCCGAGCGCGGCGGCAGCAACCTGCGCCCGGAGACCCTCAACACCGCCTTCCGATGGGCCTGCACACCCGCCCTGGCCACCAGCGGTCTGCTCCAGCACGACGGCGACGGCCGCTACCAGGCCTTCGACTACCTGATCAACACCCCCCACCTCGCCCCCGTCCCCGACCACCTGTGGCACGCACTCCTTAACGCAGTCGGCCCGGAGGACGCCTATGACCTCGGCCTCGTAGCCCATCAGCAGGCCCGGCTGCAGCGGGCGATCGCCGCACTGACCAAAGCACACCAGGGATCCGTGACCGAAGCGGAATTTCCCCTCGCACTCGCCCTGGGCGACGGCGGACACCCCCGCCAAGCTGCTACGCGCCTGCGCCGCATCGCCGAGCGGCCCGGCACCGAGCCGCTCTTCACGCTCGCAGCCCGTCACCAGGCAGCCTTCTTCATCGGAGAGTCCGGAGAAGCACAGCAGGCCGTGCGCCTGTTCGACCGGATCGTCGCCGAAGCTCGTACGCTGCTGGACGAGTCGCACCCCGACGTTCTCGACGCACGGCACCAACTGGGCTACTTCGCCGGCGAGAGCGGCAACACCCACGCCGCCGCCCACCAGTTCCGGGTCCTGCTCTCCGACCGGGTCCGCCACCATCCCGACGACCATCAGCAGCTCATCGCCACCAAACGCAGCTGCATCTGGTTCTCCGCCCGCCCTGACACCCTTGTCGAATCCGAACGCGCCATGCACGGCTTGCTCGACGAAGCCACCGCCCGGATCGGCGCGGATGCGCCGCACACGCTCGCCATCCGCAGCAGCCTGGCCACCTTCGCCGTCCGCGCCGGCAGGCACGACGAAGCCCTGGCCCGGTTCGCCGCCCTCATCGACGACCGAACCCGCCTGCTCGAACCGGAACACCCTCACGTCCTGCGCAGCCGCCTGGACTGGGTGCACGCACTCGCAGGCGCAGGACACACCGCACAGGCTCGCACCGAGGTGCTGAGCACCCTGCACACCGCCGAAGCCATCCTCGAACCCGACCACCGCCACCTGCGCCATGCCAGGACTCTCCTCGAGCAGCTCTCTTGA
- a CDS encoding DUF1036 domain-containing protein — protein MVEPLSAILLSGGKALYRYATGTGNKPVTIGNRTSKNLYVALCFTPERTRETWLTVGWLRVDAYTTEVYPVPVMRIGSPVYLYARTKGGARQWTGDATKIAVAVPVTGKVRAGDKFVTSEPKGSIPLLQSSSCNARVRMVGAQEIKVGVDGGALNLVQRQS, from the coding sequence ATGGTCGAGCCCTTGAGTGCAATTCTTCTCAGTGGCGGCAAAGCACTGTACCGATACGCGACGGGCACCGGAAACAAGCCTGTGACGATCGGAAACAGAACGAGCAAGAACCTCTACGTGGCCCTCTGCTTCACCCCCGAGAGAACCCGTGAAACCTGGCTCACGGTGGGATGGTTACGTGTGGACGCGTATACCACAGAGGTCTATCCGGTGCCCGTCATGCGCATCGGAAGCCCTGTCTATCTCTATGCGCGAACCAAAGGTGGAGCTCGCCAGTGGACTGGCGACGCCACGAAGATAGCTGTTGCTGTGCCAGTGACCGGGAAAGTCAGAGCCGGAGACAAGTTCGTCACGTCCGAACCCAAAGGCTCGATCCCTCTCCTGCAAAGCAGCAGCTGCAACGCTCGCGTACGCATGGTGGGCGCACAGGAGATCAAGGTGGGCGTGGACGGAGGGGCACTGAATCTGGTCCAACGGCAGTCGTGA
- a CDS encoding amidohydrolase family protein encodes MKTLLTGGTVVSMDPAVGDLARGDVLIEDGVIVEVAERIDAPDAEVIDANDRIVMPGFVDNHRHTWQTAFRGIGADWTFAEWAAAMHGTVKPHYQPEDVYAGTLLGRLEALHSGVTTMLDWYHVAQTPQHEDAAVAALRDAPGRSIYCLGAGWGTPAPVDAAVRRVHADLAGEGLVTMAFGLRGPEATSMDTVARELKLAAELGLRTSLHVDLVGGAVADLRAHGLLRETTTFVHGNGLGDDELRMLADAGSSLSISPDVELKMGFGWPMIGRALAAGLRPTLSIDDVPSVGGDMFSTMRTAFAVQRGLDGGLRSRDLLAFTTIDAATSCGLDARTGSLTPGKDADIILLRTDDLTVFPVTDPAATIVSAGHPGLVDTVLVAGHVVKRDGILVNVDLPVLRTRLLESRNRIAAAAGIPLDGTWLPQPEST; translated from the coding sequence ATGAAAACCCTGCTCACCGGCGGCACCGTGGTCAGCATGGACCCAGCCGTCGGCGATCTCGCCCGCGGCGACGTGCTCATCGAGGACGGCGTGATCGTCGAGGTCGCCGAACGGATCGACGCGCCGGACGCCGAGGTGATCGACGCGAACGACCGGATCGTCATGCCCGGCTTCGTCGACAACCACCGACACACCTGGCAGACCGCGTTCCGCGGCATCGGCGCGGACTGGACGTTCGCCGAGTGGGCGGCGGCCATGCACGGCACCGTCAAACCTCACTACCAGCCCGAGGACGTCTACGCGGGCACCCTTCTCGGCCGACTGGAGGCCCTGCACTCCGGCGTGACCACAATGCTGGACTGGTACCACGTCGCGCAGACCCCGCAGCACGAGGACGCCGCCGTCGCCGCCCTGCGTGACGCTCCCGGACGGTCGATCTACTGTCTCGGCGCCGGCTGGGGCACCCCCGCCCCCGTCGACGCCGCCGTCCGCCGCGTCCACGCCGACCTGGCCGGAGAAGGCCTGGTCACCATGGCGTTCGGCCTGCGCGGCCCCGAGGCCACCAGCATGGACACTGTCGCCCGGGAGCTGAAACTGGCCGCCGAACTCGGGCTGCGCACCAGCCTGCACGTGGACCTCGTAGGCGGGGCCGTCGCCGATCTGCGCGCACACGGTCTGCTCCGGGAAACCACCACGTTCGTCCACGGCAACGGGCTCGGTGACGACGAGCTGCGGATGCTCGCCGATGCGGGAAGCTCACTGTCGATCAGCCCGGACGTCGAGCTGAAGATGGGCTTCGGATGGCCCATGATCGGCCGGGCGCTTGCCGCCGGCCTACGCCCGACACTCTCCATCGACGACGTCCCCTCCGTCGGCGGCGACATGTTCTCCACCATGCGCACCGCCTTCGCCGTACAGCGCGGACTGGACGGAGGCCTGCGCTCCCGCGACCTGCTCGCCTTCACCACAATCGACGCCGCCACTTCGTGCGGACTCGACGCCCGAACGGGCAGTCTCACACCCGGCAAGGACGCCGACATCATCCTCCTGCGCACCGACGACCTGACCGTCTTCCCGGTCACCGACCCCGCAGCCACCATCGTCAGCGCCGGCCACCCCGGCCTGGTCGACACCGTCCTCGTCGCCGGCCACGTAGTCAAACGCGACGGCATACTGGTGAACGTAGACCTGCCGGTACTGCGGACTCGGCTGCTCGAGTCACGCAACCGAATCGCGGCGGCCGCCGGCATTCCCCTCGACGGCACGTGGCTCCCACAACCGGAATCGACCTAG
- a CDS encoding trans-sulfuration enzyme family protein codes for MPGNSTITVHADREIHPSRAVAPPIYQTATFWAEDGETFAQGAVEPRGKDFYTRFGNPNHAQVAAVVAELEGTEAAMVTASGMAALTTAVLALVSTGDHVIGQKSTYGGTGSVLLNLLPRLGVSTTLVDQTDPEAFAKALTPDTRLILVESPSNPLLQITDLRVVAELARAHGVLTMADNTFATPLNQRPADLGIDLVWHSATKYLNGHSDVSAGVIAGPAELLNRIWDVGLLTGATLGPIDAWLLLRGMRTLPLRVPRHNANGQALAEALQEHPAVAKVHYPGLATHPQHKLAANQMNGFGGVLGIEFTGGFEMADAFLGRLRYSLRSASLGGVESLAVHPASMWRGMLSEDQIAESVPPGLVRLAAGTEDTADLVADALAAAGAVHAAAASA; via the coding sequence ATGCCGGGCAACAGCACCATCACCGTCCACGCCGATCGCGAGATCCACCCCAGCCGTGCCGTGGCACCGCCCATCTACCAGACGGCGACATTCTGGGCGGAGGACGGCGAGACGTTCGCTCAGGGCGCCGTCGAACCGCGCGGCAAGGACTTCTACACCCGCTTCGGCAACCCCAACCACGCACAGGTCGCCGCCGTCGTCGCCGAGCTGGAGGGCACCGAGGCCGCCATGGTCACCGCGTCCGGGATGGCCGCGCTCACCACCGCCGTGCTGGCGCTGGTCTCCACCGGCGACCACGTCATCGGGCAGAAGTCCACCTACGGCGGCACTGGCTCGGTACTGCTGAACCTGCTCCCGCGCCTGGGCGTGTCGACCACCCTGGTCGACCAGACCGACCCGGAGGCGTTCGCGAAGGCGCTGACCCCCGACACCCGCCTGATCCTGGTGGAGTCGCCGAGCAATCCGCTGCTGCAGATCACCGACCTGCGCGTCGTCGCGGAACTGGCCCGCGCCCACGGCGTGCTGACCATGGCGGACAACACGTTCGCGACGCCGCTGAACCAGCGGCCCGCGGACCTCGGTATCGACCTGGTCTGGCACAGCGCGACCAAGTACCTCAACGGCCACTCCGACGTCTCCGCCGGAGTGATCGCCGGACCCGCCGAACTCCTGAACCGGATCTGGGACGTCGGCCTGCTCACCGGTGCCACCCTCGGCCCGATCGACGCCTGGCTGCTGCTGCGCGGCATGCGCACCCTGCCGCTGCGCGTGCCGCGGCACAACGCCAACGGCCAGGCGCTCGCCGAGGCGCTGCAGGAGCATCCCGCCGTGGCCAAGGTGCACTACCCCGGTCTGGCGACCCACCCGCAGCACAAGCTCGCCGCCAACCAGATGAACGGCTTCGGCGGGGTGCTCGGCATCGAGTTCACCGGCGGCTTCGAGATGGCCGACGCCTTCCTCGGCCGACTGCGCTACTCCCTGCGGTCCGCCAGCCTCGGCGGCGTGGAATCCCTGGCCGTGCACCCGGCGTCCATGTGGCGCGGGATGCTCAGCGAGGACCAGATCGCCGAGTCGGTTCCGCCGGGCCTGGTCCGGCTGGCCGCGGGAACCGAGGACACCGCCGACCTGGTCGCCGACGCACTGGCCGCCGCCGGTGCCGTACATGCTGCGGCGGCGAGTGCCTGA
- a CDS encoding Lrp/AsnC family transcriptional regulator, whose translation MDEVDRSILAVLEQNGRISNNELAARVGLSPSPCLRRVRQLEEAGVIRGYRALIDPAAVGRSLRVFAGVRLMRHTRADVVAFERGITQLPEVVACHHITGNFDYLLQVEVADLPAYEDFHANQLAALPGVATVTSYVTMKTLSPEAI comes from the coding sequence ATGGATGAGGTGGACCGGTCGATTCTGGCCGTGCTCGAACAGAACGGTCGGATCAGCAACAACGAGCTGGCCGCCCGGGTCGGGCTGTCGCCGTCACCGTGTCTGCGACGCGTGCGTCAGCTGGAGGAGGCCGGTGTCATCCGCGGTTACCGGGCGCTGATCGATCCTGCCGCGGTCGGCCGGAGTCTGCGCGTGTTCGCCGGGGTCCGGCTGATGCGGCATACCCGCGCGGACGTGGTCGCGTTCGAGCGCGGGATCACCCAGTTGCCGGAGGTGGTTGCCTGCCACCACATCACCGGCAATTTCGACTACCTGCTTCAGGTCGAGGTCGCCGACCTGCCCGCCTATGAAGACTTCCACGCCAATCAGTTGGCCGCCCTGCCCGGAGTGGCCACGGTCACGAGCTACGTCACCATGAAGACGCTCTCCCCTGAGGCCATCTGA
- a CDS encoding PhzF family phenazine biosynthesis protein, with protein sequence MSRTRSFVQVDVFSTTPYRGNPVAVVLDGSDLTDEEMQQLARWTNLSETTFVLPPTTAEADYRLRIFTPQGELPFAGHPTLGSARAWLDGGGAPQHADRVVQECAAGLITVRRGEASLSFAAPPRLRDGALDDAYLDEIVAAFGITRERVLAHQWVDNGPGWAVVQLGTAQEVLALEPDLSLIPTAMVGAIGAHPEGSEHHFEMRTFAPGAGVPEDPACGSMNAGVGQWLTATGAAPTSYRVSQGARLGRAASIEINADADGTVWVSGAATVCIRGTVSL encoded by the coding sequence ATGTCCCGTACGCGCTCGTTCGTGCAGGTCGACGTGTTCTCCACAACCCCCTACCGCGGCAACCCGGTCGCGGTCGTCCTGGACGGGAGTGACCTGACCGACGAGGAGATGCAGCAGCTGGCGCGTTGGACGAATCTGTCCGAGACCACGTTCGTCCTGCCCCCGACGACTGCGGAAGCGGACTACCGGCTGCGGATCTTCACGCCTCAGGGCGAATTGCCGTTCGCCGGGCACCCCACGCTCGGCTCCGCGCGTGCCTGGCTGGACGGCGGCGGCGCCCCGCAGCACGCCGACCGCGTCGTGCAGGAGTGCGCCGCCGGCCTGATCACCGTGCGCCGCGGCGAGGCCTCCCTGTCCTTCGCCGCCCCGCCACGCCTGCGGGACGGTGCACTCGACGACGCCTATCTGGACGAGATCGTGGCGGCCTTCGGCATCACGCGGGAGCGAGTCCTCGCGCACCAGTGGGTGGACAACGGGCCCGGCTGGGCCGTGGTCCAACTCGGCACCGCCCAGGAGGTCCTCGCTCTCGAACCCGACCTGTCCCTCATTCCGACCGCGATGGTCGGCGCGATCGGGGCGCACCCCGAGGGATCCGAGCACCACTTCGAGATGCGTACCTTCGCCCCCGGCGCCGGTGTGCCCGAGGACCCCGCGTGCGGCAGCATGAACGCCGGCGTCGGACAGTGGCTCACCGCCACCGGCGCCGCGCCCACTTCCTACCGGGTTTCTCAAGGCGCGCGTCTGGGACGGGCCGCCAGCATCGAAATCAACGCCGATGCGGACGGCACCGTCTGGGTCAGCGGCGCCGCCACCGTCTGCATCCGCGGCACCGTCAGCCTCTGA
- a CDS encoding SDR family NAD(P)-dependent oxidoreductase, whose product MPGVLQEKVAVITGGTSGIGLAIAHRFVREGARVFVTGRDIDRLEAAVKELGPAATGVRSDVSVLADLDALYARVREEAGRIDVLVANAGIVADASLGAHTEANVDLTLAVNVKGPLFTVQKALPLLAENASILVIGSSNSLRPNEHLEVYSASKAAVSNLVHNWSRQSRDRRFRVNVLSPGPTRTPGLIGAAGPGVDQFAEAVVPLGRLADAEEIAEAALFLASDASSFVTGAELFADGGYTRA is encoded by the coding sequence ATGCCAGGCGTGCTGCAGGAGAAGGTGGCCGTGATCACCGGAGGGACCAGCGGGATCGGGCTGGCCATCGCCCACCGCTTCGTCCGGGAGGGCGCACGGGTCTTCGTGACCGGCCGGGACATCGACCGCCTCGAAGCGGCAGTCAAGGAGCTGGGCCCGGCGGCCACCGGCGTACGATCCGACGTCTCGGTCCTGGCCGACCTGGACGCGCTCTACGCGCGAGTCCGCGAGGAGGCCGGACGCATCGACGTACTGGTGGCCAACGCGGGAATCGTCGCGGACGCCTCGCTCGGCGCCCACACCGAGGCGAACGTCGACCTGACGCTCGCCGTCAACGTCAAGGGCCCACTGTTCACCGTTCAGAAGGCGCTTCCGCTGCTGGCGGAGAACGCCTCCATCCTGGTCATCGGCTCGAGCAACAGCCTGCGGCCCAACGAGCACCTCGAGGTCTACAGCGCCTCGAAGGCAGCGGTGAGCAACCTCGTCCACAACTGGTCCCGGCAGTCGCGGGATCGCCGATTCCGGGTCAACGTGCTCAGCCCCGGACCCACACGGACCCCTGGCCTGATAGGCGCCGCGGGGCCGGGCGTCGACCAGTTCGCCGAGGCCGTCGTGCCACTGGGACGGCTGGCCGACGCCGAGGAAATCGCCGAGGCCGCTCTCTTCCTGGCTTCGGACGCCTCGTCGTTCGTCACCGGCGCCGAACTCTTCGCCGACGGCGGCTACACCCGGGCCTGA
- a CDS encoding TetR/AcrR family transcriptional regulator, with protein MPRPRAFDERQVLERAREQFWATGYAGTRMDDIAQATGLGKGSLYGAFGDKGKLFHRVFGDWCTAVVEVAEERLAGGPDAEALARLSGYVRLMAENTASDTERRGCLLAKGAAELAQHDATVAGRSAETMTALLTLLRTEISAAQRHGDIDSAADPERLAALLLTVVRGIEAVGKAGLDPEALRNIADTALAVLPVPEGQKRLATGRSPARGG; from the coding sequence ATGCCGAGACCACGCGCATTCGACGAACGCCAAGTCCTGGAGCGGGCCAGGGAACAGTTCTGGGCGACCGGCTATGCAGGAACCCGGATGGACGACATCGCCCAGGCGACCGGCCTGGGCAAGGGCAGCCTGTACGGCGCATTCGGCGACAAGGGCAAGCTGTTCCACCGTGTGTTCGGCGACTGGTGCACCGCAGTCGTTGAAGTGGCCGAAGAGCGGCTGGCAGGTGGCCCGGACGCAGAGGCCTTGGCCCGGCTCTCGGGATACGTGCGCCTGATGGCGGAGAACACCGCCTCCGACACCGAGCGCCGCGGATGCCTGCTGGCCAAGGGCGCGGCGGAACTGGCCCAGCACGATGCGACGGTCGCCGGACGGTCGGCCGAGACCATGACGGCACTGCTGACCCTGCTGCGGACGGAGATCAGCGCCGCCCAGCGCCACGGCGACATCGACAGCGCTGCGGATCCGGAGCGGTTGGCGGCACTGCTGCTGACGGTGGTCCGCGGTATCGAGGCGGTGGGCAAGGCCGGCCTGGACCCGGAGGCGCTGCGGAACATTGCAGACACCGCACTGGCGGTCCTGCCTGTGCCCGAGGGGCAGAAACGCCTCGCGACCGGGCGCAGTCCGGCGCGAGGTGGTTGA
- a CDS encoding MerR family transcriptional regulator — protein MPLPAIPRRVKIGDAAAFAGTTPRAIRHYHAIGLLAEPERGSDDRRRYGYDDMIRLLWIRRMADAGISLDDIHAAFQGTTSIEQSLARLEKSLASKAAAIEAQRAAVNRLREVGSPLGLLSPLVTGRLHDLPPGALRSADLDTLLVTERIFGPLGAATQADRFIVLANHPELRAEEDRLTEAEAALDDTMSPDDPRIEDLAAQRCDHETALAAAIERSGLEEALNVLLDREDEHADEEEDGARMSVMEAIGKMPYDFSPARVRYEERVIELFHSADQDGDPDPRTC, from the coding sequence ATGCCCCTTCCTGCGATTCCCCGCCGGGTCAAGATCGGCGATGCCGCAGCGTTCGCCGGGACCACACCCCGCGCCATCCGCCACTACCACGCCATCGGGCTCCTCGCCGAACCGGAACGCGGCAGCGATGACCGCCGCCGCTACGGATACGACGACATGATCCGCCTGCTGTGGATCCGCAGGATGGCCGATGCGGGTATCTCCCTGGATGACATCCACGCCGCCTTTCAGGGCACCACCAGCATCGAGCAGTCCCTGGCCCGCCTGGAGAAGTCCCTCGCTTCCAAGGCTGCCGCCATCGAGGCCCAGCGGGCCGCCGTGAACCGTCTCCGCGAGGTGGGCAGCCCCCTGGGCCTGCTCTCACCGCTGGTCACTGGCCGCCTGCACGATCTACCGCCCGGAGCCCTGCGCTCCGCCGACCTCGATACCCTCCTGGTCACGGAGCGCATCTTCGGCCCCCTGGGCGCCGCTACCCAGGCCGACCGGTTCATCGTCCTGGCCAACCACCCCGAGCTGCGGGCCGAGGAGGACCGACTGACCGAGGCCGAGGCGGCCCTGGACGACACCATGTCCCCCGACGACCCGCGCATCGAAGACCTGGCCGCCCAGCGATGTGATCACGAGACCGCCCTGGCAGCCGCCATCGAAAGATCCGGCCTGGAAGAGGCCCTCAACGTCCTCCTGGACCGGGAGGACGAGCACGCCGACGAGGAAGAAGACGGGGCGAGGATGAGCGTGATGGAGGCCATCGGCAAGATGCCGTACGACTTCTCCCCGGCCCGCGTCCGCTACGAGGAACGTGTCATCGAACTGTTCCACTCGGCCGATCAGGACGGCGACCCGGACCCACGGACCTGCTGA